The Theropithecus gelada isolate Dixy chromosome 11, Tgel_1.0, whole genome shotgun sequence genome includes a region encoding these proteins:
- the TAS2R42 gene encoding taste receptor type 2 member 42 has product MATELDKIFLTLAIVEFIIGMLGDVFIGLVNCSEGIKNQKVFSVDFILTCLAISTIGHLLVILFDSHVAGLAPHLYATDRVVRPVTVLWHMTNHLTTWLATCLSIFYFFKIAHFPHSLFLWLRWRMNRVIAILLTLSLFLLIFDCLVLEMFIDISLNIIDKSNLTLYLDESKTPYDKLSLLKTLLSLNSFIPFSLCLTSLLFLFLSLVRHTRNLKLSSLGSRDSSTEAHRRAMKMVMSLLFLFIVHFFSLQVANWTFCILGNNKYTQFVMLALHAFPSCHSFILILGNSKLRQTAVRLLWHLRNYTKRPNPLPL; this is encoded by the coding sequence ATGGCCACCGAATTGGATAAAATCTTTCTGACTCTGGCAATAGTGGAATTCATCATCGGCATGCTGGGGGATGTGTTCATTGGACTGGTAAACTGCTCTGAAGGGATCAAGAACCAAAAGGTCTTCTCAGTTGACTTCATCCTCACCTGCTTGGCTATCTCCACAATTGGTCACCTGTTGGTGATACTGTTTGATTCACATGTAGCGGGACTTGCTCCACATTTATATGCCACAGATAGAGTAGTAAGACCTGTTACTGTGCTTTGGCACATGACTAATCACTTAACCACCTGGCTTGCCACCTGCCTgagcattttctatttctttaagataGCCCACTTCCCCCACTCCCTTTTCCTCTGGCTGAGGTGGAGGATGAACAGAGTGATTGCTATACTCCTTACATTGTCTTTGTTCTTACTGATTTTTGACTGTTTAGTGCTAGAAATGTTTATTGATATCTCACTGAATATAATAGATAAAAGTAATCTGACTTTATACTTAGATGAAAGTAAAACTCCCTATGATAAACTCTCTCTGTTAAAAACTCTTCTTAGCTTGAACAGTTTTATCCCCTTTTCTCTGTGCCTGACCTCattgctttttttatttctgtccttGGTGAGACATACTAGAAATTTGAAGCTTAGTTCCTTGGGCTCTAGAGACTCCAGCACAGAGGCCCACAGGAGGGCCATGAAAATGGTGAtgtctctccttttcctcttcatagttcattttttttccttacaagTGGCAAATTGGACATTTTGTATATTGGGGAACAACAAGTACACACAGTTCGTCATGTTAGCCTTACATGCCTTTCCCTCGTGCCACTCATTTATTCTCATTCTGGGAAACAGCAAGCTGCGACAGACAGCTGTGAGGCTACTGTGGCATCTTAGGAACTATACAAAAAGACCAAACCCTTTACCTTTGTAG